The sequence TTTATTTGGTTGCGGGGGCAAGATTTGAACTTGCGACCTTCGGGTTATGAGCCCGACGAGCTACCTGACTGCTCCACCCCGCTGTTAGGTAAACAAGATACCGTTTTAATTTTCGGAAGTCAACATGAAAACCGTGCCGGACACTACGAGAGCTTCTGTTTCAGGATGTTCAATCCTTGCTCAAGCAAACCTCCTTCAGGCACCTTCCCGTCCGGTGTGAGCTGATCGATCAGATGAGGCAGCACTGTGGCAAGCCCGTTTGCAGCTTCTGAGCTGGACATACCCAGGATACCGGCAATCTGCTGAACCTTGTCGCTGCCTACTATGTTTGCAATTGCCTCCCCGGAAATGGCCTGGTTTTCCCCTTGCCCGATCCACGAGGAGACCGCATCGCCAAGACCTTTGCTTTTGAACTGTTCGATGAGCCCTGTGAGCCCACCCGTTCCAGGATTATTCATAAGACCCAACGCGTGCTCCACAAGGCCACCCTGGCCCGAACCGCCCAGGACCGCGCCCGCCGCTGTCTTCACCAATTCATCCAAAATGCCCATGATGACCTCCCCTCTGGATGGCACACACGAGAGCAGAGAAACTGCTGACAATGGTGGCTCGTGCGATCGTATGGAGCCACCATTGTCAGCGCTCTACAGCGGTGTGCTACTTCTTTGCTTTGGGTTCTGGTTTCTTGGGCTCGCCTTTTTTGCCGGCGTCTTTAACCTCTATAGTAGCTGCCTTCATCGTGTACTCAATGGTCACCTTGGAGCCTACCTTGAGATCGCCTGTCACCTTTGTGGCCGCATCCTTGGCGATTTCCCACTTCTCACTACCTTTCTGCACGGTGATGGTATCGTCCTTGATTTCCAGGACGGGGCCTGTCACCTGGTAGGTTTTTGGACCTGCTGCGAAGAGAAGCGCCGGAAAGAGTACCAGAACAGCTGCAACAATCAACATCCTTTTCATAAAGCTTACCCTCCTTTTGAGATAGGATTGCACGTAGCCCTTAAGCTACGTTAAAAAGCCTGCGTTCAAGCTAGTCCACCGTAATATGATCCTTGATCTTGTCAAACGTCCCCTGCTTGATGCCTTTAACCTTCATGATATCCTCTATCTTCTTGTAGGGCCGTCCGTCGATTATCGCCTGCG comes from Syntrophorhabdales bacterium and encodes:
- a CDS encoding YidB family protein; protein product: MGILDELVKTAAGAVLGGSGQGGLVEHALGLMNNPGTGGLTGLIEQFKSKGLGDAVSSWIGQGENQAISGEAIANIVGSDKVQQIAGILGMSSSEAANGLATVLPHLIDQLTPDGKVPEGGLLEQGLNILKQKLS